The nucleotide sequence CAGTATTAATAAATGTATGGGTGTTAAACTAAAGTATTATCgagtacataaaaaattaatcatgcaaACTAATGAAGTGTGGAGCTTCATACTTCCAGTGCTTGCTGCACACGTATGTGACCGTGatttttcattcattctttTTCATGGATTTTAAAGCCCTTTCACGCAATTGTTTCTCTAAATCTTCATTAACTCCTCCAAGTAACAAACCTGCTGATGTTGTTGATTTGCCTGTACGTTCACGAATTCTATCATCATCATTGTCGCTACTCGAGGAGCTGTCAGcctttttattcttcttcttatgttttttgtgtttcttaCTCTTCTTTCCATGTTTTTTATGCTTCTtatgctttttcttttttgacgaaGCCTCAGCTTCAGAATCCGAAGAACTATCTTCttcagaatttttctttgatgatttttttgcctttttgcgTTTCTTTTTTAGAACATGCTCATCATCATCAGAGTCAGAAGAAGCTGCGCGCTTGGACTTTTTCAAACCCGAAACTGACACTGTGCGTTTTCGTGAAGCCAATTGTTTTGGTTTTGCCTCGACCATTTTGCTATCAGTAAGTTCATTTTCGGAGTCATCGCTTGAATTGGATGACACAATATCTTTTGAATGATTTTTCTCGGACAACTTTCTGTGCCCTTTTGAAGTACTTTGAACAGTAACTTCGGGCACGTCATTATGCTGTTTCCCTTTTCCACGGCTAATTTGCAGTTCTACTGCATTTCGTTCTTCTCTATTTTCTTCAACGGAAGAGTTTTTGTCTTTACGTCCAGCCTTGGCACTTGAAGACAACTCCACTAATGATCCTTTACTTGATCCTTTAGTATTTGACTTTCTCTTAGACTTTTCATCCTCGCTATCATTGTCCGATTCGTCTTCACTTGATACTGATTTTCGTCGTTTGGATTGAGAACGCGATTCTGAATTCTTCTTTTTCGATTCCTTTGCCTTTTCAATCACATTGCGATCTTCGTCATCTTCACTTTCATCGGTATCGCCAGAGCTATCTGACGAGGATGAGTAACTTTCCTTATGGCTTTTTTGCGGTTTCTTGTCTTCCGTTTTCTTTAGCGCATTTGATTGAAGCTTTTCACGCTCATGAGGTTTCAAAAATGGTGATGGCGTACGTGATAAGCTTGAACTATACCTTTCACGTAATTTTTCATTGCGTAATATAAGAGCAGACGTAGCAATAGCAGGAGCTTGTTTCTTTACTTGAGGTACTTCTACTTGAGCTGCTTCTGCTTTTGCTTTGCGATTTTCACCTCGTTCATCTTTGGATAAATCAATCGTTTTGACTGAAGGACCTGCATACTCAACAGAAGATCGGCGACCTGAAATCagaattaatttataaacactTGAGCAAATGTGTAAATTGTTTAAACAGTTACCTGAGCTTTCACGAGCTTTCGGAATTTTTTCAGAAGATTGGCTAGAGTCACGATCGCTTCTATCTCGCGAACGTCTAGCACTTCTTGGTCGGTCACCATTGTTTTTAATTGGACTAGTTTGTTTGGTTGCGCTGGGTTGGCGAGCAGTTGGTTGTTGAGCAGGTTCGTCATCCAATTCCCAATTTGAACTTTCTGAGGACGTtctttcttttggtttttgaacATTGCGATTATTTTGATCCCAGCGGCCGAAACTTTTAGCGCCTGTGCGATCTCTAGAATTATCTCGTTTTGGGGAGGAAGGTCGACGATCACGTGGACCTGGACTAAATCTCCGTTCCCTAGATCGTCTTTGGTACTGCACATTTTGTGGAGGAGAAAATCGTCGTTGTGGTGAAAATTTCCGAAATTGATTTTGCATCGGAGACATACGGCGATCACGATCGCGTTCCCGAGAATATCTTCGCTGGGGTGAGAAGCGACGATCAAAACGTCCTCCTCCtcctccaccaccaccaccactgccACCACCAACACCACCACCTCCACCACGACCCCTGCTAGGACTTCGACGCCAAAAGTTCATCCGACCACGATTGTTTCCTCCTCGTCCTCCACGAAAGTGCATCATTGGTGAACGACGCcgattaaaactgtaaaaacatattttatattcttatCATATtgttttgagatttattaacTAGGATTTTCAGCGGAAGGTGTCATTTGTGGTCAGAAATATACATTTTGAGGGATGAGCACTTGTAGATATCAAAAGTTAGTTTGAATTTGATCTAtaagatttaataaataaatttgaatatcggaaaatacaataaatactccatagccaaacATAGTTTTTGACCGGACGTGCCGTGCCTAATGTTCACACTTAAACTTTAATTGGACGTCGATAGCTtaacttttaacaaaatagaaaacatATACTGTGAAGGTTCAAAAAACACCaacctttaaaaaatattctattatCTAAGTAACAAACTCACCGTCGTGGTGAACGCGAACGTCTGATGGGAGAACGTGATCGATTGCGGGATCTTGATCGATTACGGGATTTCGAACGACGACGAGACCGTGAACGTTGAATTCGTCCTCCTCCACCGTCGTTTCGTGGACTACGATTATGTGGTGAGAAGCGTCGGCCAGGCATGTCACCTCGTCTACCTCTATTGTCTCCCACCATCCTGCGCCCAACATCCCGATCGCGTTCTCTCTCCATGGAGCTTGCAGAGGAATCGCGATTATGACGATAATGCCGCTTCTTCTGAACACTATTCTTATTGCGACGAATCTCAAAATCATCTTTACGTTCAGGCGACGGCGAAAGACTTGTGTTACGTGAACTCGAACGTCGTGTTGCCTTTTTCTTTGAATGTACAGATGCTCTTGATGATCGGGATGATGACCTTGAACGCGACCGTGAGGAAGCAGCACGCCTTGTGGACCTTTTACTAActgatctgttaaaattttaaggcattattaataacaattaaattttattttggattttgaaaatctttcaatatttatttacataatttattCCGTGTATGATTCAGTAACAGTTGGATTGCTCCGAAGTGCATAATATAAGCgatttaataatttaacaacaaaaaatattgcactCCATGAATAATTAATTTCTCTCCCATGCTCTCAAGAAtacttacacttttttttaataaaaacacaacATTAACCAatgttatatttctaataatacCAAAACGTAGTTGAATCTATTTCAAGTTGCCACTTACGAGTGCCtcaataattcataaaaaaactttacGTTTAGTTCTAAAATATACTTCACCACAGTACTATTTTTCACATACCCTGTCAATCACAGTTTCCtcgcaaattgttttttttttttttaatatattaaatttcttagCTTAAAAGCTGTTTAATTATTTCTCCCAGTAAAATCTTGCAGAAAAACGGAGTAATATTAAATTCTTGAATTCGAAGAAAATTTAGCTGAAGATGGTTTCCATGATATTTTTAGTGTTCAATTATCATTTATCACAGTACAATACGAAACTGACAGTGGAATTTAAAAGtctaatattcaaaaataagagaaattctacaattttgtattttacctTGAACGAGAACGGCCTTTAGAAATTTTGCGCGCTGGTCTCTTATCGTCGATTGATAAACGTGAGTTCTCACTAGGATTTGCAGACGGTGATCGTTTCCTTCCATCGCGATTCTTAGCATTAGTACCATCTTCATGACCATTTACTGGTGTGTGGGGGTTAGAGTTACGTGAGTTTGAACGCTTCCGATAAGGTGGTGAAGGTGCGGTTTTTGAATTTCTTGTTGTCGCTGGTGATGTGTTTCGTTTCACGGGTGATTTCGATCTTGATCTTGACCTTGATCGCCTCTCTTTTGAACGACGACTTTTTGATTTCGGACTTTGACGTTTCTGAGGTGACGGCGAACGTGATAGCTGCCTTTTCTTGCTTTGTGGCCGCCTACCGCTACGATCTCTGGATCGACTACGAGTACGACTGCGGTGTCGACGACGATCTCCACCAGATGATCTTCTCCTTGGCGAACGAGATATTCGTCGTCTATCTCGCGATGAATTGCGACGTCTTTGCGGTGATGAGTTGCGATCCCGCGAAGATTTCCGCGTTGCTGATCTCTCCCGGGAGCGTTTGCGTGGTGATCGATTGCGTATTTTGGATGCCGCCGCTTCTGCAGCTGCCGATCTAGCACTAGCATTTGGTGACCTGGAACGATCCCGTAGAATAGCTGCAgctgcagctgctgctgcaGCATTCACACTGGCTGCATTACCCCCATCAAATTGCTTGCTTTGGGAAACGCTACCTAAATTAGTTTCTTCAGCCGAATTCGATCTAGATTTAGCTGATAATTGTGACCTAACCTGCTCGATCGCGCTCAAGGTGTTTGGCGGTAGCTGCTGCTCACGCTGACTCAACTCATCACGTTGTCCATCATGGGATCTATCCCTACCGCTGCGTCTATCGCGATCACGGTCACGTTCGTTATCTCTATCCCGATCTCTCtctctatccctatccctatcgcGTGAACGTGAACGATCATTTTGACGTTGCTGCTCTTCCCGCTTAAGTATTTCATCTTTCTTTTGCTGAATAAACTCGGCTGGAATACCACTTTCACTTTCTTGTGCCGATAGTAATAAAGACCATAATTCACCCATAAATTGTCgtgcattttttccatttaagaATCCCGTCATAttaatttgcattttctttGGACATGGAAActtttcttcctccaattggtTGTAAACGAATTCAACGACGACATCGTCTTCGATATGCAAAATatcagtaatttttttgctgatCCATGGACGCAACACGTCAAGTTTAACCTTTGACATGTCAACGCGTTTATTTAAGCAGTCTCCGAATTTCATTTGTTtcattagtttcttttccttatCACTGAAACGCGTGTCCTGCTGCTGCGTTGTGCCCTGAAAATATTTgtgattacaaaataaattaatttctttgatGCAAATAACGTTGTAATAACAAATGTCGACAAGGGCGAAACACTCTAACGAGAATATACCAGGTGCTATAATACTTAAGTTTAAAAACGGTTTCATGAAAAGAACTATGTTTTTGCGccccaatacattttttatatgtatatcattTGATAAATCTTATTTCATGTAGAAATCCCCTTAATATGCATAGCTGCCATCATCAACATGAAGTGTGCTGCGTCTATGGGGTTCTAAAAGGTCGGTAACAAATTAAATATGATTGAAGTTTTTCGTCATATTTGATTATAAGCCGTaaaaatgagaaattttttagttttctataCCCAGTAAAGTATGAAAatggcttttgttgttgtagtccTATCTCTGTCGGTGTTCCTTTAAGTACCGTCAtcgaaatcatataaaaaatttctaacttGTTTTCTATGGTGGTATTAAAACATCATTAATAAACCATTTCAAGTAAAGCAACTGTAGCCATTTCAATGTATCAAACAAAGCGACAGCGGGTTCCATCGTTCCCACCACAGCCGCTTCTACTTTACCGGAACGATCTGGTCAAGTATTGTCACTTCAGTATCATTCCCCAAACATTtatgggaatgtttatgctgttaacACAACAACAGCGGGATTTACCTTCACAATCAAGTCCCGGATATTGTAGCAGATTAAACTTCTACTTATCCAGATTCAACCAAGATatacatactcaatatatgtgcTGCATTAAAGGTACCCCGTACGACACTTATAACTTGTTCACATACAcccttaaacttaaaaaaacaaaaaaaaatcatttctccCTGTTGAAATAATTGCTCTACCCGAAAAAGACAAAACACAATCAAAATTGAATTTGGTTTTATATTAATGAAGGTCATAAAAGTTTCAGATTCTGTATTCGACTCCTACTATTAAACaccaaaaagaaatattaacggTCGTTACCCTTCAATGGGCAAGGGAAGATACAGAATGTATTTCTCGATGAAAAAGCTTCAAATAAAACCATCCGCCGTTTGAAGGTTGCATACAACTTTCTCTGTTCatcaatttgagaaaaaatttacttaaacccttttattttttataaaatatccaaatttgTGACTATTATTCATTGACATTAATCGTGAATTTAGAATTAATGTGTTGTGTTAATGACATAAAGATTCCccataaatatttgaagaatgCTGTTGGATTAAAAATTTGAGCCGTTCTGATAATGTAGAACAACGAAAATTTTCGACTAAGATCGTTAACTATCCTTGTTTTCGTAATAGTTTACAAAAGGTtacttgaattaaattaaattgaatttttatatttaatagccCCTTCGATTTTTCAGATCAAACAACgtatttgaaatattatatctTGTTAAAACGACTGTATTGAAAGTAATATTAATAATGAAACAAATATTAAGTATTAGTTATGGAGTGCTGTTTTAATTCTTTAAGAGAATACAAGAGCTGTGAGCAATATACCGACTGATAAGTAGTGTTGAACCTcagaatgaaatatttatatcgtTTACAACATGCCACGTGCCACAATAACTTGCCAAAGGCGTAAATCTCTGTTTTAACTTTTACATTGCCTCACCAATGAAAGTATAAGGCATAAGGTATCTTTGACTTATTGAGTACGCTCTGTAAATTCGCAACCAAGTAGATGAACTATCATCGtgacaacttttattttttgcataaactgtaaattgaaaataattcttTAATAAATAAGTGATGTAATATTAAGACGAATCCATTTTATCTACTTGAAAGTAAAGACGAAGACTTACCGTGAACATCATTTTCCAGCAGTTTCTTTATCAGTAGTAGCAAGtatatccaaattttttttttcgacttccaCAAATAAGCACCCTCACGTCATGACagtgtttaaaaacttttctttaatAGATTAAGTTCACTTATTGCAGTTATATACCTTGTTCTTAATTAGATTCTCAATTAGTTTAGTTTCAGCTTCACGGAAGTAGCGCCCGGCAACTGGGGCTTCAAATACGCACACGGCGGCAGGCGTAGAATTTAGCGTTGAGCAAAAAGGCAGGAGGCGGGGTTAATTAAAACCCAATCGTTTTCCTTGCACTAAATTTAACCTCAAACGATACAAATTCTGCATAATAAACTATTTCAAGGTTTTTTATCTACATTAATGctggttttttacatatttttatttcactataTCTGCAATAATCTTTTTTCgcacattaaaaattttccaatgcgGCCTGCTTCACTGCAAAATGGAGACGACGCAACGAAAAATTCGACGAAATGAGAGTTGCCGTACTTTCCGAAGAAAGTGAATACAAACGATACAGTGAATAAAGAACTTTTTACAGTGGACTCGGAAGTAATTGGGCTATCACAATGAGCGCGTTGTGTCAGCACATTTGATATCGTGTCTGCCATAACGTATGAAAGTATTGCCCCATACAAACAACAATATATAATCAAATTAGCTGGCAGCTGACGACTGTTATGATAACTGGGAGTCTTCGCTTGTGTTCTAATTTTCGCTTTAATTCTGCTGTGCAATTTATGTGAAACAATTATCGTAGGCGTATCGCATAACTTCTTTGCATTTTCGAGCAAAGTAATAAAGtagtctattaaaaaaatttcagtaaattactaacttttctaaattttgaagtgctgtaaatattaaataaatagtttttaaacttatcttttgattttataatattGCTACAACAAAGATTTCGTATAAAGGAAAATACAGCTGTCAAAGCGCAAAAATGGTAGCTAATTGCATTCGATAAACTTCATACCATAAAACTGGCGATTTATTATATGAGGTCTACGATGAGCCATCTATATTTAATTCGTTGTCTTGCATGCGATCAGGGTCCGCATGTGAAAACGGGGGGATTTTTCACATACAATACTTCCAATAATTAAATACAATGTAACAGAAAGtagcatttatgtacatatgtatataaataaacagaCGGTTTGGAAAATCTGGCAGAATATATGAGAAATACTTTCAGATTCTTTACATCAGGGAAAAAGTAACATGTGAGATGGAGAAATTTTGATAGGTAGATCACCTAATCGAAAGTGGTTTATCAATACCCATTCAAGCAATTATAAGAGTCTTCGACGATTTGCAACTGCAAGCAACGCATATAAGCgaacttaatttaattgaaataaaaaacattgaaataCATAATTTCAACAAGTTTTACTAATTGCCCTGATTTATGGGATGTAGATCAAATCTCGTAGTGCATCCTGGGAAGCGTTAAATTATCTGCTTTGATGGTCTTTTAAATCTGAAATGTGATATTTCCCTTCATTTTTCTCCTTTGGATTGATCGCTTCTACAAACTTACTTTGATCTTTTATACTGACCTGCTGATTGTGGTATTCTGCCACCTGAGTATATTAAGGTGAAACTCAACAGAATTGGCTGGTGGGCTAATGCCGTGACTGTCCCTGACCCGGCCTAAGAGTACTTTCCAACCCCGTCGCTATTGGGTCCGCAATATAAGTAGGTGCTCCGTTTTTTCTTCcggtctggctctgaacgcatgccCTGACAACCGAGACATCTTTGGAACCATTAAGGGACGACTACACTAATCGCCGATTTAAATAGTGGTCTCGAATAGGGGCatgcaaaaaattacaacaaaacctACGAAAAACTTTCAGGTAGTAGCTTAAATTTGGAGACGACCCCAAATCACATCTCACACGTCACACGATCCCGGAAGGTAGTCCTAAGAGTATAAGTCTTTAGGGGCTGTAAATTGTCTGAGTCGACGAAGAAAGCAACGTTCGAAGGGGATCAGTAGGCAATTCGGAACCGGTTTCCAACTTAAATCTGGGGGGTGCAAGCGGGAATCCACTTTTGATAGGTAGTAGATCGTAGGTGAAACCGTGTGCGATTCCTAGATTATTTCCTCTGGATGGGATAGCCAGCACCAGTAAGGGTTTCCTATAGTTTTCCAGGGACTTTGGGCGCGTCCCTTCGAGGACTCTCTGTTAGACCTTACCGACAGAAAGAAAGTCCTTTTATTAGTCCTTTCTGACCAACGAGTAGCTCCAAAATCCTGGACGTTATCTGGTCATCTGGTATCAGTGACGTTacgaggcggatgagctggctagacaggggaccAATAAAGTAGTAGTCTCTTGAAATTACGAGGATTGGCATACTGATTATGGTCTGCTCCTTGAAGGGTGGgtttcgcgtcaactcagcgagtgctGGGCAAGTGCATAAACTTGAAATATGTGAATCCTTTCCGATAAACCTCTGGACGACTTTGTTAAAGGGTTAAAATAGAACTTCATTGGGTTTACGTGAGCTAATTCGTGCTATTCGCTATTTCGATTTCGGAAAGAAATCGAGAGATTTCCAGCAAAttctaaaaactaaaatttgtaaatggatatgtgtgtatgtatgcgactATTTGGCCGACAAAAATGTCTCCAGTATAGACGGCTTGCTGATCAAGCAGTCAACCGATAATTGGCAGACTTTTCATTCCTCTTCATGCGATTCAAAAAAGACCGATTAAATAGCCGTTCAATAATATTTGCAGTGGGGCTGTAAATCGACGTTTTCCGCTTTACTCGTTCTACTTCGAGAGCAATCAGGCTTAGCCTTAaatgcaaggatgatagataacAGATTGGCTCgttatggtgaaaaaaatttttttttttgatggaactttggattctacgtcattcgtttcgtatttcacaaaatttaacttTAGCTTAATGAAACACAAAtcgaatgacgtcggcatatctatcaaattcgctcagagccgaatattGGTCTGcatatttacatgttttttcttgttgtaaaatattacatattcatttatAGGTGTATTACAATGGGCCTCTTTTTTCGGCAGCGCGGgaagagagctgccttaaattacatgtgttggcAAGGCAGTGCGgcctaatgagctatagccgTACTctctagcggcgaatcttactcgataactttgttgttgctttcgcatgcaaatttttcgttaaacgagaatagagatagcgagcggggaaatggcgaatagaagaggccttataTTTCAATGCTTACTTTCAAATAGgaagctttttgaaaaaaaatggaattatatAACATTTTGAGCGATATGGGAGGAAGAGCCAGGCTCTTGTCTTTTATGTGTATCaacggctgccgtagccgaatgattggtgcgtgactagcattcggaagtgcacCGGCTGTAGAGGATGTAACTTCCTTTTGAAATCAGACGGAAATGCGTCAAATAAAGTTTATCTTATATATGCAAAAGTTATATATGTCTGTAGTTctctattttaattataattgagGAAATAATCACTCGATTTGCGAAGTTAACAAAATTcgtgtacaaatttttgaagCCGTGAATTGTCACCACGttctcaaaatatttgaattaaccaatttttcgaaaattacatAGCTGCTTTCGGCATTTAGGTTCTAATATAAACAGTTTTTAGCATTTAGTTACACTTAGGTGTGGATAAATGTACATTTAGAGTTGCATTAAAAGCTTATTACTGTTCAACATCAATAGCCTACCGCTGTTGAGTGTTTGAgtgaaatacaatataatttaaaaatctttttgaaaacaagggggaaaagtaaataaaattattaaacagtgtataaatatttactattttccAAATACATCTACATCTCGTAGTTGAGACTTTTGAAACTTAACTATGTACAAAGCggataaatgtatataaacataataAAGGAGAAATATTTTGCGAAGGAGTAGCCACACAAAGCGTAGAAGTAACTTCTTTGGCCTCCCCAATTCTTAGTAGCGGTTCAATGCATAAGGAACAGAATAAGAATCACTTTATAAAATCATAaaacttgaaataattttaataaaaaacaaataaattaggtTCGGACCGAATTTCATTTAGCCACgcacattttagaaaaatttaatttttgcaggCTGTTCATTTTGGAATTCAATCAGTCAGCCAAGTCAATGAGAGTTTTGCATAtacttaatatattaaaaagggAACATTTCTCCAATCTCTTCTCGGTCCTAAATGAC is from Anastrepha ludens isolate Willacy chromosome 4, idAnaLude1.1, whole genome shotgun sequence and encodes:
- the LOC128862561 gene encoding serine/arginine repetitive matrix protein 1 → MMFTGTTQQQDTRFSDKEKKLMKQMKFGDCLNKRVDMSKVKLDVLRPWISKKITDILHIEDDVVVEFVYNQLEEEKFPCPKKMQINMTGFLNGKNARQFMGELWSLLLSAQESESGIPAEFIQQKKDEILKREEQQRQNDRSRSRDRDRDRERDRDRDNERDRDRDRRSGRDRSHDGQRDELSQREQQLPPNTLSAIEQVRSQLSAKSRSNSAEETNLGSVSQSKQFDGGNAASVNAAAAAAAAAILRDRSRSPNASARSAAAEAAASKIRNRSPRKRSRERSATRKSSRDRNSSPQRRRNSSRDRRRISRSPRRRSSGGDRRRHRSRTRSRSRDRSGRRPQSKKRQLSRSPSPQKRQSPKSKSRRSKERRSRSRSRSKSPVKRNTSPATTRNSKTAPSPPYRKRSNSRNSNPHTPVNGHEDGTNAKNRDGRKRSPSANPSENSRLSIDDKRPARKISKGRSRSRSVSKRSTRRAASSRSRSRSSSRSSRASVHSKKKATRRSSSRNTSLSPSPERKDDFEIRRNKNSVQKKRHYRHNRDSSASSMERERDRDVGRRMVGDNRGRRGDMPGRRFSPHNRSPRNDGGGGRIQRSRSRRRSKSRNRSRSRNRSRSPIRRSRSPRRFNRRRSPMMHFRGGRGGNNRGRMNFWRRSPSRGRGGGGGVGGGSGGGGGGGGGRFDRRFSPQRRYSRERDRDRRMSPMQNQFRKFSPQRRFSPPQNVQYQRRSRERRFSPGPRDRRPSSPKRDNSRDRTGAKSFGRWDQNNRNVQKPKERTSSESSNWELDDEPAQQPTARQPSATKQTSPIKNNGDRPRSARRSRDRSDRDSSQSSEKIPKARESSGRRSSVEYAGPSVKTIDLSKDERGENRKAKAEAAQVEVPQVKKQAPAIATSALILRNEKLRERYSSSLSRTPSPFLKPHEREKLQSNALKKTEDKKPQKSHKESYSSSSDSSGDTDESEDDEDRNVIEKAKESKKKNSESRSQSKRRKSVSSEDESDNDSEDEKSKRKSNTKGSSKGSLVELSSSAKAGRKDKNSSVEENREERNAVELQISRGKGKQHNDVPEVTVQSTSKGHRKLSEKNHSKDIVSSNSSDDSENELTDSKMVEAKPKQLASRKRTVSVSGLKKSKRAASSDSDDDEHVLKKKRKKAKKSSKKNSEEDSSSDSEAEASSKKKKHKKHKKHGKKSKKHKKHKKKNKKADSSSSSDNDDDRIRERTGKSTTSAGLLLGGVNEDLEKQLRERALKSMKKNE